The Marispirochaeta aestuarii genome contains the following window.
GCTTTTGCCCCCTGCGGTCTCCTCGAGGAGGTAGAGCTGTTCTATTATTTCCCCTGCATCGAGGTTGCGGATAAAGCCCATGGTGGCGGTCTTGCAGAAGCGGCAGCCCATGGCGCAGCCCACCTGGGTTGAGAGACAGGCTGTCACCCGGTCCCCGGCGTCCCGCAGGAGGACGGCCTCGATAAGGGAGCCGTCGCCGAGTTTCAGGCGGATTTTGACAGTGCCGTCGTCTGCCTCTTCAACAAGGTCGACATGAGAAGTCAGAATTGTGTGCTCAGTTTCCAGTTTCTGTCTGAGGGGCTTCGGCAGGTCCGTCATTTCGCCGAAGCTTCTGACATTTTTCTGGTGGATCCAGGAAAAGATCTGACGACCCCGGAACGCCGGTTCCGAAGCAAGGACCCCGGAGATTTCCCGGGGCAGAAGGGCAAGCAGGGATTGCACGGGCTTATCTGCCCAGGCGCAGGGTATCCAGCATATTGGAAACGTAGGCGTTACGAATGCCCAGGCGCTGGAAACTGGTCAGAACCTCCAGGGCCTTCTCTTTTTCCCCGAGTTCAAGATGACAATCGGCGATCTCGGTATAGAGTCGATGGTTCTTGGGATCGTTTTTCAGGAGGCCCTGAAGGCTGTCAATGGCTTCCCGGTAATTACCCCGGGCCTTATTGATCAGGGCCAGTCCAAGAATCGCGTAGGCGTCGAACTCGATGTTCAGGGCACGACGATAATATTCTTCGGCTTTGTCAAAGTCTCCCAGGTGCCGGAAGGAGTCCCCGGCGCGGGTCAGAATAACCTTGTTCCGGGAGTCCTTCTGCAAAATCCTCTGCCAGTACTCAAGGGACTCTTCGTGCCGGTCCAGTCCTCTGTAGCAGTCTGCCATTCCAAAGAGGGCGTAGAAGTTGTTTGGTTCCTGTTCAAGGGCCTTGCCAAAATAGACCAGCCCTTTTTCGTAGGTTTTCAGCTTGCGGTGACAGTTTCCAAGAGAGGTGAGGACCCGGATATCAACATCGTCCTGCTTTACTTCCAGCATCTTTTCCCAGTACTGCAGGGCTTCCTCGTATTCCCGGAAGTCATAGTGCAGATGACCGAGGCCTATCAGGGCATAAGGGTTGTTCTCTTCCATCTCCAGGACCTTCAGGTAGATTTCCTTGGAGCGGCGGAAGTCCCGCACTTTGCGGTAGGCGTCGGCGACCCTGGTCAGGACGGTAACGTTGCTGGAGTCGTGCTCCAGATAGCGCTCCCAGATGTCGATGGCGTTGGAATACTGGTGCAGGGCTTTGTAGCAGTCCGCCAGGCCGAACAGGGCGTAGTTGTTCCCCGGATGGGAGGCCAGACACTGCTGGTAGTATTTTATTGCGTCCCTGTGCCGGTTTTTCTTCCGGGCTGCATCTCCCAGTCCGACCAGGGCATAGTTATTGTTATCGTCCATTTCGAGGATCCTGTTGAAACAGACAATGGCATCCTCGATGAGATTCTCTTTTAAAAGCTGATATCCTCGTTTCGAGAGTTCGGATATTTCGTTCAGCCGCTCTTCTTCGGCCTGCTCTTCGGGTGTGAGCTCCCTGATTTCTTCGTTATTGTCGCTCATATATCGTTTACCCCTCTTCTTTTAACCATTTACGTACAATTGATGACATTGTTTCTATTAAAGCATCCCGTTTTTCCGGAGCCGGAGCAATCCAGTACATACGCAATGCGTCAATATGTCTATTCTGCTGTTCATAATACCGGCCGATTCTTATAAGGCCGTCTGAATAACTGGTAGTTAGAAAGATCCGTTTTGCCAGTTCAATCTCACCGCGATTGAACATTTCATTACCTTTACGAATAAGTGCAGAACGGTCCCGACTG
Protein-coding sequences here:
- a CDS encoding tetratricopeptide repeat protein, which produces MSDNNEEIRELTPEEQAEEERLNEISELSKRGYQLLKENLIEDAIVCFNRILEMDDNNNYALVGLGDAARKKNRHRDAIKYYQQCLASHPGNNYALFGLADCYKALHQYSNAIDIWERYLEHDSSNVTVLTRVADAYRKVRDFRRSKEIYLKVLEMEENNPYALIGLGHLHYDFREYEEALQYWEKMLEVKQDDVDIRVLTSLGNCHRKLKTYEKGLVYFGKALEQEPNNFYALFGMADCYRGLDRHEESLEYWQRILQKDSRNKVILTRAGDSFRHLGDFDKAEEYYRRALNIEFDAYAILGLALINKARGNYREAIDSLQGLLKNDPKNHRLYTEIADCHLELGEKEKALEVLTSFQRLGIRNAYVSNMLDTLRLGR